The Treponema sp. J25 genomic interval AATGGAATTTCACCCCGAAGCAAACCTGGTGGAACACATCCTGTGCCCCGCCGACATAGACCCCCGTATCGAAAAGGAAGCGGAACAAATTGCCTGTGATCTTGCCGCCGCATGTAACCTGGTAGGACTCCTGGCGGTGGAATTCTTTCTTGATACCCAGGGGCGCCTGTGGATTAACGAGGTAGCGCCCCGGCCACATAATAGTGGCCACCTCACCATAGAAGCCTGTGCCACAAGCCAGTATGAACAGCACCTGCGGGCTATTCTGGGGCTCCCCCTTATGACAACCCGGTTAATCCAGTCTGCGGCCATGATTAACCTGATTGGCGCCGAAGGTTTTGCCGGCCCCGTTCGCTATCGGGGGCTGGAAAAGGCCCTGGCCATTGAGGGCGTGAAGGTTCACATTTACGGGAAACAGGAAACGCGACCCTGTCGAAAAATGGGGCATATCACTATAGTAGGAAGCACCAGGGAAGAAGTTATAGCAAAAAGCCGCATGGTGCAGAACCTTGTGAGGGTAGAGGCATGATACACAGTGATACAGAGAGAGGATCTCCGCAAAAAATATCCCCGGAGGCTGGTCCGGGGGGAACTGAAAATCCCGCCGCCCCCCCGGCGCCGGTGGTGAGCGTTATCATGGGGTCCGATTCGGACCTTGCTGTAATGGAGCAGGCCGCAGAGGTTCTTAAAGAATTTGGGGTCCCCTATGAGCTTACCATCGTTTCGGCCCATCGGACCCCAGAACGGATGGTGGAGTTTGCAAAAAACGCCCATCGACGGGGCATTAAGGTTATCATTGCCGGCGCCGGGGGGGCGGCCCACCTGCCCGGCATGGTGGCATCCCTCACGCCCCTTCCTGTCATTGGGGTGCCTGTAAAATCATCCAACTCCCTCGATGGCTGGGACAGCCTCCTTTCGATTGTACAGATGCCTGCCGGTGTGCCCGTCGCCACCGTGGCGGTAAATGGCGCAAAGAATGCGGGACTCCTGGCGGTCCAGATCCTTGCCACTGCCGATGCCCCCCTGCAACAGGCCATGATTCGCTATAAGGAGAATTTGCGCGACGGGGTGCTTGCCAAAATTGATGGGCAGCGTTTTGCGAAGATATAGGGCCCCTTTAGAGAAACAAACGAAATATCCCCTCTATGAGTCCGGGGCCGGGCTGTGTCCCGGACCCGGAAAAAGAGGGTAGCCGCCAGAAGAGAAGGCCGTCGCCACTGAGATAACTTACCGTGGGA includes:
- the purE gene encoding 5-(carboxyamino)imidazole ribonucleotide mutase, which translates into the protein MGSDSDLAVMEQAAEVLKEFGVPYELTIVSAHRTPERMVEFAKNAHRRGIKVIIAGAGGAAHLPGMVASLTPLPVIGVPVKSSNSLDGWDSLLSIVQMPAGVPVATVAVNGAKNAGLLAVQILATADAPLQQAMIRYKENLRDGVLAKIDGQRFAKI